From Rhodovastum atsumiense, a single genomic window includes:
- the ctaD gene encoding cytochrome c oxidase subunit I yields the protein MVDVTLGAGGAGAAAESGEMELYHPQSWVTKYVWSQDAKVIAIQYALTAMAIGLVALVLSWLMRLQLAFPGQFAFIQSSDYYQFITMHGMIMVIYLLTALFLGGFGNYLIPLMVGARDMVFPYANMLSYWIYLLAVLVLVAGFFVPDGPTGAGWTLYPPQAILAGTPGESWGIILMLVSLILFIIGFTMGGLNYVVTVLQARTRGMTLMRLPLTVWGIFTATVMALLAFPALFVASVMMLFDRLLGTSFFMPGLVAMGEHLKYGGGSPILWQHLFWFFGHPEVYIVALPAFGIVSDLISTHARKNIFGYRMMVWAIVAIGALSFVVWAHHMYVSGMNPRFGFFFATTTLIIAVPTAIKVYNWILTLWRGDIHLTVPMLFALGFIVTFVNGGLTGLFLGNVVVDVPLSGTMFVVAHFHMVMGVAPILVVFGGIYHWYPKITGRMLDDRLGKLHFWITFLGAYAIFFPMHYLGLMGVPRRYYEMGAAAFVPPSAETLNIFITVAALVVGAAQLLFFFNLVWSLVRGRAAGGNPWNATTLEWQTPHTPPQHGNWGRDLPVVYRWAYDYSVPGAERDFLPQNQPPSPQTA from the coding sequence ATGGTCGATGTCACGCTGGGCGCGGGCGGGGCCGGCGCGGCGGCCGAAAGCGGGGAGATGGAGCTTTACCACCCGCAGAGCTGGGTCACGAAATATGTCTGGTCGCAGGACGCCAAGGTCATCGCCATCCAGTATGCGCTGACGGCGATGGCAATCGGCCTGGTGGCGCTGGTGCTGTCCTGGCTGATGCGACTGCAACTGGCCTTCCCCGGCCAGTTCGCCTTCATCCAGTCATCCGACTACTATCAGTTCATCACCATGCACGGCATGATCATGGTGATCTACCTGCTCACGGCGCTGTTCCTGGGGGGATTCGGCAACTACCTCATTCCGCTGATGGTGGGGGCCCGGGACATGGTGTTCCCCTATGCGAACATGCTGAGCTACTGGATCTACCTGCTCGCGGTGCTGGTCCTGGTTGCCGGCTTCTTCGTCCCCGACGGCCCCACCGGCGCGGGCTGGACGCTCTATCCGCCCCAGGCCATCCTCGCCGGCACACCGGGGGAAAGCTGGGGCATCATCCTGATGCTCGTCTCGCTGATCCTGTTCATCATCGGCTTCACCATGGGCGGGCTGAACTACGTGGTGACGGTGCTGCAGGCACGCACGCGCGGGATGACGCTGATGCGCCTGCCGCTGACGGTCTGGGGCATCTTCACCGCGACCGTGATGGCCTTGCTGGCCTTCCCCGCCCTGTTCGTCGCCTCCGTGATGATGCTGTTCGACCGGCTGTTGGGCACCAGCTTCTTCATGCCGGGCCTGGTGGCAATGGGCGAGCACCTGAAATACGGCGGCGGCAGCCCGATCCTGTGGCAGCACCTGTTCTGGTTCTTCGGCCATCCCGAGGTCTACATCGTCGCCCTGCCCGCCTTCGGCATCGTCTCCGACCTGATCAGCACGCATGCGCGCAAGAACATCTTCGGCTACCGCATGATGGTCTGGGCGATCGTGGCGATCGGCGCGCTCAGCTTCGTCGTCTGGGCCCACCACATGTACGTCAGCGGCATGAACCCGCGCTTCGGATTCTTCTTCGCCACCACGACACTGATCATCGCCGTGCCGACCGCGATCAAGGTCTATAACTGGATCCTGACGCTGTGGCGCGGCGACATCCACCTGACGGTGCCGATGCTGTTCGCCCTGGGGTTCATCGTCACCTTCGTCAATGGCGGGCTGACCGGCCTGTTCCTCGGCAACGTGGTGGTGGACGTGCCGCTGTCGGGGACCATGTTCGTGGTTGCCCATTTCCACATGGTGATGGGCGTGGCACCGATCCTCGTCGTCTTCGGCGGCATCTATCACTGGTACCCGAAGATCACCGGACGGATGCTCGACGATCGGCTGGGCAAGCTGCATTTCTGGATCACCTTCCTGGGCGCCTACGCGATCTTCTTCCCCATGCACTATCTCGGCCTGATGGGGGTGCCGCGCCGCTATTACGAGATGGGGGCCGCCGCCTTCGTGCCGCCCTCAGCGGAGACGCTGAACATCTTCATCACCGTGGCGGCCCTGGTGGTCGGGGCGGCGCAACTGCTGTTCTTCTTCAATCTGGTCTGGAGCCTCGTCAGGGGCCGGGCGGCCGGCGGCAACCCCTGGAACGCCACCACGCTGGAATGGCAGACGCCGCACACGCCGCCGCAGCATGGCAACTGGGGCCGCGACCTGCCGGTGGTCTATCGCTGGGCCTATGACTACAGCGTGCCGGGCGCCGAACGCGATTTCCTGCCACAGAACCAGCCCCCCTCCCCCCAGACCGCCTGA
- a CDS encoding cytochrome c oxidase subunit 3 has translation MLVFLGIIAAISFGWLARQRLASRPWLEEGIPDEGSGAVRLPAAKLGLGVFLAVAGSLFALLISAYVLRTEVAAPDGSGLLLLSAPRLLWFNTGVLATGSVALHLAQAAARRGHRAGLRDGLLAGGLAALTFVAGQVLVWRQLAEAGYFLTTSPASSFFYLITGLHGLHVLGGVAALARTTARLRHGVPTESLCLGVELCALYWHFLLLAWVVLFAVLMGWAGNVLDVCRAWLG, from the coding sequence ATGCTCGTGTTCCTGGGCATCATCGCCGCCATCAGCTTCGGATGGCTGGCGCGGCAGCGGCTCGCATCCAGGCCATGGCTGGAGGAAGGCATCCCGGACGAGGGCAGCGGCGCCGTGCGCCTGCCGGCCGCGAAGCTCGGCCTGGGTGTGTTCCTCGCCGTGGCCGGATCGCTGTTCGCGTTGCTGATCAGCGCCTATGTGCTGCGCACGGAGGTGGCGGCGCCCGATGGCAGCGGTCTGCTTCTGCTGTCGGCGCCCCGGCTGCTGTGGTTCAACACAGGCGTGCTTGCCACCGGCAGCGTTGCCCTGCACCTGGCCCAGGCCGCGGCGCGCCGGGGCCACAGGGCCGGCCTGCGCGATGGGTTGCTGGCCGGCGGGCTGGCGGCCCTGACCTTCGTAGCGGGACAGGTGCTGGTATGGCGGCAACTCGCGGAGGCCGGATATTTCCTGACGACCAGCCCGGCCAGTTCCTTCTTCTACCTGATCACCGGCCTGCACGGGCTGCACGTGCTGGGCGGCGTGGCGGCCCTGGCCCGGACCACCGCCCGGCTGCGGCACGGCGTGCCCACGGAAAGCCTGTGCCTGGGCGTGGAGCTTTGCGCCCTCTACTGGCACTTCCTGCTGCTGGCCTGGGTGGTCCTGTTCGCCGTGCTGATGGGCTGGGCCGGCAATGTCCTCGATGTCTGCCGTGCCTGGCTTGGCTGA
- a CDS encoding heme-copper oxidase subunit III family protein has product MDDSTLPNTPDALARPGRWQGVAGDWASDQRAFRTASWGKVMMWIFLLSDTFIFSCFLLSYMTVRMSTTEPWPNPSEVFALRIGGQEIPLILIAIMTFVLISSSGTMAMAVNYAYRRDRVRTVILMLLTAAFGATFVGMQAFEWTKLITEGVRPWGNPWGAFQFGSSFFMITGFHGTHVTIGVIFLILIARKVWRGDFDQGRKGFFTSRSGRYEIVEITGLYWHFVDLVWVFIFALFYLW; this is encoded by the coding sequence ATGGACGATTCCACACTGCCGAACACACCGGACGCCCTGGCGCGCCCCGGACGCTGGCAAGGCGTCGCCGGCGACTGGGCCTCCGACCAGCGGGCGTTCCGGACCGCGTCCTGGGGCAAGGTCATGATGTGGATCTTCCTCCTGAGCGACACCTTCATCTTCAGTTGCTTTCTGCTGTCGTACATGACGGTGCGGATGTCCACCACCGAGCCCTGGCCCAATCCCAGCGAGGTCTTCGCGCTGCGGATCGGCGGCCAGGAGATCCCGCTGATCCTGATCGCCATCATGACCTTCGTCCTGATCAGCAGCAGTGGCACCATGGCCATGGCGGTCAACTACGCCTATCGGCGCGACCGGGTGCGGACGGTGATCCTGATGCTGCTGACGGCCGCCTTCGGCGCCACCTTCGTCGGCATGCAGGCCTTCGAGTGGACCAAGCTGATCACCGAGGGCGTCCGCCCCTGGGGCAATCCCTGGGGTGCCTTCCAGTTCGGATCAAGCTTCTTCATGATAACCGGATTCCACGGCACGCACGTCACCATCGGCGTGATCTTCCTGATCCTGATCGCGCGCAAGGTCTGGCGGGGCGACTTCGACCAGGGCCGCAAGGGCTTCTTCACCAGCCGGTCCGGACGCTACGAGATCGTCGAGATCACCGGCCTCTACTGGCACTTCGTCGATCTGGTCTGGGTCTTCATCTTCGCGCTGTTCTATCTTTGGTAA
- a CDS encoding cytochrome C oxidase subunit IV family protein produces the protein MAQAEAQQHPIRLYLIVWGWLFVLSTCSYLVDYFGFQGYLRWFLILLFMIVKAGLIVAVFMHMAWERLALVYAILVPPLVLLVFVGIMAFESDYTRFTRLAFFAMGQ, from the coding sequence ATGGCGCAGGCCGAGGCGCAGCAGCATCCGATCCGGCTCTACCTCATCGTCTGGGGCTGGCTGTTCGTGCTCAGCACCTGTTCCTACCTGGTCGATTATTTCGGATTCCAAGGCTATCTCCGCTGGTTCCTGATCCTGCTGTTCATGATCGTGAAGGCGGGCCTGATCGTGGCGGTGTTCATGCACATGGCCTGGGAACGGCTCGCCCTGGTCTATGCGATCCTGGTGCCGCCACTGGTCCTGCTGGTGTTCGTGGGCATCATGGCCTTCGAGTCGGACTACACCCGCTTTACCCGGCTGGCGTTCTTCGCGATGGGACAATAG
- a CDS encoding ABC transporter substrate-binding protein, with product MIRRISLAAAAGLALGLAAPAARAASTLVVCTEASPAVLNPQLSTANTVFDVGAQIYDELVETERGGSVIQPALAESWSTAPDGLSVTFHLRRGVKFHANKSFTPTRDLTATDVVFSFNRMLDPNHPFHRIGGLSYDEWDSLLRDRVNAVVAVDDHTVRFDLKEPVASLLGILSMQSFAIFSAEYAEKLLAAGTPERLDSEPIGTGAFSFVRYQRDTDLRFRAFPQHWAKQARLPDRVAQVESLVFTIVPDPAVRLAKLRAGECHIARYPNPADFDAIRANPQLRLASGKMASIGYIAFRSDRPPFDKREVREALAMAIDLKSLVASVFQGVGEPTGALIPPVLWGHNPGVRPRPYDPAAAKAKLVQAGYPEGFRTQIWAIPVARAYMPNGRRAAEMIQADWAKIGVQAEIVTYEWGEYLRRVRSSEAPVGMLGGSWDYPDPSQLVYGYWACPGGKPRPGNWSRWCNAAFSDLVSRANVVSDPVERTKLYQQAQEVFAEDVPAVLFADTPAFSAVRSNVVGYKVHVLGGTPFTGITLRP from the coding sequence ATGATCCGTCGCATTTCGCTGGCTGCCGCGGCCGGTCTCGCGCTCGGGCTGGCAGCGCCCGCCGCCCGGGCCGCCAGCACGCTGGTGGTCTGCACCGAGGCGAGTCCGGCGGTGCTGAACCCGCAGCTTTCGACCGCCAACACCGTCTTCGATGTCGGTGCGCAGATCTACGACGAACTGGTCGAGACCGAGCGCGGCGGCTCGGTCATTCAGCCGGCCCTGGCAGAATCCTGGAGCACGGCACCGGACGGGCTGTCGGTGACGTTCCATCTGCGCCGCGGCGTGAAGTTCCACGCCAACAAGTCATTCACGCCGACACGCGATCTCACGGCCACCGACGTGGTGTTCAGCTTCAACCGCATGCTGGACCCCAACCATCCGTTCCATCGTATCGGCGGCCTCAGCTACGACGAATGGGATTCGCTGCTGCGCGACCGCGTCAACGCCGTGGTCGCGGTGGATGATCACACCGTCCGCTTCGACCTCAAGGAACCGGTAGCCTCCCTGCTCGGCATCCTGTCGATGCAGTCCTTCGCCATCTTCTCGGCCGAATATGCGGAGAAGTTGCTGGCGGCGGGCACGCCGGAGCGGCTGGACAGCGAGCCGATCGGCACTGGCGCGTTCTCCTTCGTGCGCTACCAGCGCGACACCGATCTGCGCTTCCGCGCCTTCCCGCAGCATTGGGCGAAACAGGCCAGGCTGCCGGACCGGGTTGCCCAGGTCGAGTCCCTCGTATTTACCATCGTGCCTGATCCGGCGGTGCGGCTGGCCAAGCTGCGGGCTGGCGAATGCCATATCGCCCGCTATCCGAACCCGGCCGATTTCGACGCCATTCGCGCCAATCCGCAACTGCGGCTCGCGAGCGGGAAGATGGCCTCGATCGGCTATATCGCCTTCCGCTCCGACCGCCCGCCTTTCGACAAGCGGGAGGTGCGCGAGGCGCTGGCCATGGCAATCGACCTGAAATCGCTGGTGGCAAGCGTCTTCCAGGGGGTGGGGGAGCCGACCGGGGCCCTGATCCCGCCGGTGCTGTGGGGGCACAATCCCGGCGTGCGGCCGCGCCCGTACGATCCCGCCGCGGCGAAGGCGAAGCTGGTGCAGGCCGGCTATCCGGAGGGATTCCGCACTCAGATCTGGGCCATCCCGGTGGCGCGCGCCTACATGCCCAACGGACGCCGGGCCGCGGAAATGATCCAGGCCGACTGGGCGAAGATCGGCGTGCAGGCCGAGATCGTGACCTATGAATGGGGCGAGTACCTGCGCCGGGTGCGCAGCAGCGAGGCCCCGGTCGGCATGCTGGGCGGCAGTTGGGATTACCCGGACCCGAGCCAGCTCGTCTACGGCTACTGGGCCTGCCCCGGCGGCAAGCCCCGGCCCGGCAACTGGAGCCGCTGGTGCAACGCCGCCTTCAGCGATCTCGTCTCCCGCGCCAACGTGGTCAGCGATCCAGTCGAGCGGACGAAGCTGTACCAACAGGCGCAGGAGGTTTTCGCCGAAGACGTTCCCGCCGTGCTGTTCGCTGACACCCCGGCGTTTTCAGCGGTGCGCAGCAATGTGGTCGGCTACAAGGTGCATGTGCTGGGAGGCACGCCGTTTACCGGAATCACTCTCAGGCCGTGA
- a CDS encoding dipeptidase, whose protein sequence is MTVQQAPRSSAAAQSWLAVHRDRLLQQMLALMRIPSVSTDPACAGAVAEAAAFLRDHVTRIGLQGARLIEEGGNPAVYAEWLGAPGAPTILVYGHYDVQPPDPLDLWRSPPFEPTIRDGRVYCRGASDDKGPLWTALAAIEAVLATEGRLPVNVRLLLEGEEEVGSRSLATILQRHAALLRADVLISADGSRWRPDLVSVNTNSRGLCALEFTVETANEDLHSGRYGGAVANAATVLCQMVASLHDADRRVAVAGFFEGLRPPGPQDRAAIAAIDFDEAGFLGEIGALPGAVERGVNMLEAMWLRPTLEINGITSGYSGPGTKTVLPHTASAKITCRLGIGQDPQVVAAAVERHLQAQCPPYARLTVRRGAGGARAYALPDDHPALLAVERMMLALHGERPLHVGVGGTLPISSLIKEHLGMETVMVSYAISDSGVHAPNEFFRLSSFDEGMAAWTLLLPELAAAYAGEGGA, encoded by the coding sequence GTGACCGTGCAGCAGGCGCCGCGGTCCTCTGCCGCGGCGCAGTCGTGGCTGGCGGTCCACCGCGACCGCCTGCTGCAGCAGATGCTGGCGCTGATGCGTATCCCCAGCGTCAGCACTGATCCCGCCTGCGCGGGGGCGGTCGCCGAGGCCGCGGCCTTCCTGCGCGATCATGTCACGCGCATCGGCCTGCAAGGGGCGCGGCTGATCGAGGAAGGCGGCAATCCGGCGGTCTATGCCGAATGGCTCGGCGCTCCCGGCGCCCCCACCATCCTGGTCTACGGCCATTACGACGTGCAGCCGCCCGACCCGCTGGATTTGTGGCGATCGCCGCCGTTCGAGCCAACCATCCGCGACGGGCGTGTCTATTGCCGCGGTGCTTCGGACGACAAGGGGCCGCTGTGGACCGCGCTCGCCGCCATCGAGGCGGTGCTGGCGACCGAGGGCCGGCTGCCGGTCAATGTCCGGCTGCTGCTGGAAGGCGAGGAGGAGGTCGGCAGCCGTTCGCTCGCCACCATCCTGCAGCGCCATGCCGCGTTGCTGCGTGCCGATGTGCTGATCTCGGCCGATGGCAGCCGCTGGCGGCCCGATCTGGTCAGCGTCAATACCAACAGCCGCGGTCTCTGCGCGCTGGAATTCACCGTCGAGACGGCCAACGAGGACCTGCATTCGGGCCGCTACGGCGGGGCGGTGGCCAATGCCGCCACGGTTCTCTGCCAGATGGTCGCCAGTCTGCACGATGCCGACCGCCGCGTTGCCGTCGCCGGCTTCTTCGAAGGGTTGCGTCCGCCAGGGCCGCAGGACCGTGCCGCCATCGCCGCGATCGATTTCGACGAGGCGGGGTTTCTCGGCGAGATCGGCGCCCTGCCGGGGGCGGTGGAACGTGGCGTGAATATGCTGGAGGCGATGTGGCTGCGCCCGACGCTGGAGATCAACGGCATCACCTCCGGCTATAGCGGGCCCGGCACCAAGACGGTGCTGCCGCATACCGCCAGCGCCAAGATCACCTGCCGCCTGGGCATCGGCCAGGATCCGCAGGTGGTGGCAGCGGCGGTGGAGCGGCATCTGCAGGCGCAGTGCCCGCCTTACGCCCGTCTGACCGTGCGACGCGGAGCCGGCGGTGCCCGCGCCTATGCGCTGCCCGACGACCATCCGGCGCTGCTGGCCGTCGAGCGCATGATGCTGGCCCTGCACGGAGAGCGCCCGCTGCATGTCGGCGTCGGCGGGACCCTGCCGATCTCGTCGCTGATCAAAGAGCATCTTGGAATGGAAACGGTGATGGTCTCCTACGCCATTTCCGATTCCGGCGTGCACGCGCCCAACGAGTTCTTCCGGCTGTCCTCCTTCGACGAAGGCATGGCTGCCTGGACGCTGTTGCTGCCGGAACTCGCCGCCGCCTATGCCGGGGAGGGGGGCGCATGA
- a CDS encoding RidA family protein: MIERHGRTPIMHRVVEYNGVLHVGGLVAEDRSVGMKGQTEQVLQRLEAILAPFGSGRDKVLAATIYVTDLGLKKEMNEAWVAFFGEHLPTRATIGVADLGSKDTLLEVVFTAAR, from the coding sequence ATGATCGAACGACACGGCCGCACGCCGATCATGCACCGCGTGGTGGAATATAACGGCGTGCTGCATGTCGGCGGGCTGGTCGCCGAGGACCGCAGCGTCGGCATGAAGGGGCAGACCGAGCAGGTGCTGCAGCGGCTCGAGGCCATTCTCGCCCCGTTCGGCAGCGGCCGCGACAAGGTGCTGGCGGCCACCATCTACGTCACTGACCTGGGGCTGAAGAAGGAGATGAACGAGGCCTGGGTCGCCTTCTTCGGCGAGCATCTGCCGACCCGTGCGACCATTGGCGTCGCCGATCTCGGCAGCAAGGACACGCTGCTGGAAGTCGTGTTCACGGCGGCGCGGTGA
- a CDS encoding NAD(P)/FAD-dependent oxidoreductase, with product MSLTADAVVVGGGLHGCSAALHLARRGRRVILLEKESAGRHASGVNAGGVRRLLRVLPEVPLSCASMRIWHHIADLVGEDCGFQVSGQVAVAETEAGLARLRDRAAEMAAHGYTHEELIGPEELYALLPALAPGCLGGLVSREDGFASPYHTTMAFRAAAIRAGATVLEGTRATGFRRVAGRWQVASTAGPVEAAVLLNCGGAWGAEVAAALGETVPLEPIAPMMMVTAPLPPFVEPVVIGVERKLSFKQMPNRTVMIGGGYRGIPYLDRETSSVDFRKLHESAATVASLFPVMRDAVVVRSWSGIESRLPDDMPVIGPSSTEEGAFHAFGFSAHGFQLGPIVGQLLAELVETGTASLPIAPFSVRRFAAFGDSAGMTPSNQEIL from the coding sequence GTGAGCCTGACGGCGGATGCGGTGGTGGTGGGGGGCGGCCTGCACGGCTGCTCCGCCGCCCTGCATCTGGCCCGGCGCGGCCGCCGCGTGATCCTGCTGGAGAAGGAAAGCGCCGGCCGCCATGCCTCGGGCGTGAACGCGGGCGGGGTGCGGCGGCTGCTGCGCGTGCTGCCGGAGGTGCCGCTCTCTTGCGCCTCCATGCGCATCTGGCACCATATCGCCGATCTGGTCGGCGAGGACTGTGGTTTTCAGGTCAGCGGCCAGGTCGCGGTGGCGGAGACCGAGGCCGGGCTCGCCCGCCTGCGCGACCGTGCCGCGGAGATGGCGGCGCATGGCTACACGCATGAGGAACTGATCGGCCCGGAGGAGCTGTACGCGCTGTTGCCGGCGCTGGCGCCGGGTTGCCTGGGCGGGCTGGTCTCGCGCGAGGACGGTTTCGCCAGTCCCTATCACACCACCATGGCCTTCCGTGCCGCGGCGATCCGCGCCGGCGCCACCGTGCTGGAAGGCACGCGCGCCACCGGCTTCCGCCGCGTGGCCGGGCGGTGGCAGGTGGCAAGCACCGCTGGCCCGGTGGAAGCCGCGGTGCTGCTGAACTGCGGCGGTGCCTGGGGCGCGGAGGTGGCGGCGGCGCTGGGCGAGACGGTGCCGCTGGAACCGATCGCGCCGATGATGATGGTGACCGCGCCGCTGCCGCCTTTCGTCGAGCCGGTGGTGATCGGCGTGGAGCGCAAGCTGTCCTTCAAGCAGATGCCGAACCGGACGGTGATGATCGGCGGCGGCTATCGCGGCATTCCCTATCTGGACCGCGAGACCTCCTCGGTCGATTTCCGCAAGCTGCACGAGAGCGCTGCGACCGTGGCCTCGCTGTTTCCGGTGATGCGCGATGCGGTGGTGGTGCGCAGTTGGTCCGGCATCGAATCGCGCCTGCCCGACGACATGCCGGTGATCGGCCCGAGCAGCACCGAGGAAGGTGCCTTCCACGCCTTCGGTTTCTCCGCACACGGCTTCCAGCTTGGCCCCATCGTCGGCCAGTTGCTGGCCGAGCTGGTGGAGACCGGCACCGCCTCCCTGCCGATCGCCCCGTTTTCGGTCCGCCGTTTCGCCGCTTTCGGGGATTCGGCCGGCATGACCCCTTCCAACCAGGAGATTTTGTAA
- a CDS encoding FAD/NAD(P)-dependent oxidoreductase codes for MSTVWDAIVIGAGPAGLAAASLLAEQGAQVVVLDEQPAPGGQIYRAIEAGQANAGLLRILGPEYAHGGTLAARFRASGASYRPGTQVWQVTAEREVWVTSGGRSELLQGRAVVLATGAMERPVPVPGWTLPGVMTAGAVQILLKSAQVLPAEGLVLAGSGPLLSVVAMQCLRAGVKPAAILETATRADALAALRHLPAALGRVARGYLLKGVQMKLALWRAGIPVFREVSDIRIEGDTEAQAVSFRTPGGPRRVAATLVALHEGVVPMTQVTRSLGCEHVWDDAQCCFRPVLDSWGNSSVPGFLVAGDGGGIGGALAAEHAGRIAAWEVLHQLGRIDAARRDAGAAPDRRELAAHLAIRPLLERIFRPRAEILTPADEVVVCRCEEITAGQVREVVRHGCLGPNQAKSFLRAGMGPCQGRMCGLTVSALIAAERGIGMDEVGYFRIRPPLKPVTVGELAAMDIPR; via the coding sequence ATGAGCACCGTCTGGGACGCCATCGTCATCGGCGCCGGCCCGGCCGGGCTTGCCGCCGCGAGCCTGCTCGCCGAGCAGGGCGCGCAGGTCGTCGTGCTGGACGAGCAGCCGGCGCCGGGCGGGCAGATCTACCGCGCCATCGAGGCCGGGCAGGCCAATGCCGGGCTGCTGCGCATCCTCGGCCCGGAATACGCCCATGGCGGCACGCTCGCGGCGCGCTTCCGCGCCAGCGGCGCCAGTTACCGGCCTGGCACCCAGGTCTGGCAGGTGACGGCCGAGCGCGAGGTCTGGGTGACCAGCGGCGGCCGTTCGGAACTGCTGCAAGGCCGTGCGGTGGTGCTGGCGACCGGTGCGATGGAACGTCCGGTGCCGGTGCCGGGTTGGACCCTGCCCGGGGTGATGACCGCGGGTGCGGTGCAGATCCTGCTGAAATCGGCACAGGTACTGCCCGCCGAAGGGCTGGTGCTGGCTGGTTCCGGGCCGCTGCTTTCCGTGGTGGCGATGCAGTGCCTGCGCGCCGGGGTGAAGCCGGCGGCGATCCTGGAGACGGCGACGCGGGCGGATGCACTGGCGGCGCTGCGGCATCTGCCGGCGGCGCTGGGGCGGGTGGCGCGCGGCTACCTGCTCAAGGGCGTGCAGATGAAGCTGGCGCTGTGGCGCGCCGGCATCCCGGTCTTCCGCGAGGTCAGCGACATCCGCATCGAGGGTGACACCGAGGCGCAGGCGGTCAGCTTCCGCACGCCGGGCGGTCCGCGGCGCGTCGCGGCGACGCTGGTGGCGCTGCACGAGGGCGTGGTGCCGATGACGCAGGTCACCCGTTCGCTCGGCTGCGAGCATGTCTGGGACGACGCGCAATGCTGTTTCCGTCCGGTGCTGGATTCCTGGGGCAACAGCAGCGTGCCGGGCTTCCTGGTCGCGGGCGATGGCGGCGGCATCGGCGGCGCGCTCGCGGCCGAGCATGCCGGACGGATCGCCGCCTGGGAGGTGCTGCACCAGCTTGGCCGCATCGACGCGGCGCGGCGTGACGCCGGGGCCGCCCCGGACCGGCGGGAACTGGCGGCGCATCTGGCGATCCGGCCTTTGCTGGAGCGCATATTCCGTCCGCGCGCGGAGATCCTGACCCCGGCCGACGAGGTGGTGGTCTGCCGCTGCGAGGAGATCACCGCCGGTCAGGTTCGGGAGGTGGTGCGGCACGGCTGCCTTGGTCCCAACCAGGCCAAGAGCTTCCTGCGCGCCGGCATGGGGCCGTGCCAGGGGCGCATGTGCGGCCTGACCGTCTCGGCGCTGATCGCCGCCGAGCGCGGCATCGGCATGGACGAGGTCGGGTATTTCCGCATCCGCCCGCCACTCAAGCCGGTCACCGTGGGCGAGTTGGCCGCCATGGACATCCCCCGGTGA
- a CDS encoding (2Fe-2S)-binding protein, protein MFKRLDPAQATLRFTFEGQSIAARPGETVAAALLAAGIGVFRETPVSGAPRAPHCMMGVCFDCLVEIDGVANRQSCQTPVAEGMQVRRQHGARGLA, encoded by the coding sequence ATGTTCAAGCGGCTTGATCCGGCGCAGGCGACGCTGCGCTTCACCTTCGAGGGGCAGAGCATCGCCGCCCGGCCCGGGGAGACCGTCGCGGCGGCCCTGCTGGCGGCCGGGATCGGCGTCTTCCGCGAGACCCCGGTGAGCGGTGCCCCGCGCGCCCCGCATTGCATGATGGGCGTGTGCTTCGACTGCCTCGTCGAGATCGACGGCGTGGCCAACCGCCAGTCCTGCCAGACCCCGGTCGCCGAGGGGATGCAGGTGCGGCGCCAGCACGGCGCGCGAGGCCTGGCATGA